In Pirellula sp. SH-Sr6A, the DNA window CGGTGGCGACGTGGCGGCATCTCCGAACCTACCGTATCCCCTACGCGCTGCCGAATCAGACCCGCGAAGCGATAGATGAGACTCCGGATCCGCTCGTCTCGGATGGGATTTATCGATGTGGAGATTACTGCGTAAGCGGTAGCATCGAAGGTGCTGTGCAAAGCGGTCTGCGAGCGGCAACCAAGATACTTGCCCTCTAACTATTTGCTATGCAACCACTACCGATCGATTCCTATCTGCATGAGATCCTCGACGCCGTGCGCGGCCATCCAATCGTCGTGGTCGAAGCTCCTCCGGGTTCGGGGAAAACGACGCGAGTTGCGCCATCGCTTCTCGAGATGATTTCTCAATCGGGAACTAGTGGGCGGATCTATCTGCTGCAACCGCGTCGATTGGCAGCCCGTTCGGTTGCCGAACGAATCGCGCAAGAGAGTGCGTCTACGATCGGTGAGAGGATTGGGTATCAAGTTCGATTCGATCACCAAATCAGCCGCAATACCCAACTGATTGTGGCAACCGAAGGGATACTCCTGAGGCGTCTTCAATCCGATCCTGCGTTGGAAGACGTCTCCATAGTTCTGCTCGATGAGTTTCACGAACGTTCACTCGATGCCGATCTACTACTAGGAATGCTTCGTCGCGTCCAAGATACAGTGCGGGAGGATCTGCGGATCGTCATCATGTCTGCTACCTTGGACATCGATCTCATCCGAGAATCGCTGGGCGAGATTCCGATCATTCGAATTGAGAGCAGGACCTTTCCGGTTCGGAATCTTTACAAGCCGATGAACCCAAGGGACCGTATGGTCGATCATCTAGTTCGGGTTGTCAGCGACTCCGTCCAGCAGTACGAAGGTGATATCCTCGCTTTCCTGCCGGGAGCTGGCGAAATACATCGCGCCGCCGAGGAACTGAACAGGACCTCTGTGGCGCGCGATTGTGATGTGCTGCCCCTCTACGGTGCGATGACGCTGGAAGAGCAGTCTCGCGTCGTGCAAACCGGGCCTCGCCGCAAAGTGGTGCTCGCGACCAACATTGCTGAAACATCGCTCACCATCGAAGGGGTTCGGGTCGTAGTCGACAGCGGGCAAGCCCGAGTGATGCGATTCACTCCGGATGTAGGCTTGGACCGTCTTTGTTTGGAGAGCATCAGTCAAGCGTCGGCGACGCAACGAGCCGGTCGCGCAGGTCGCGTCGCTCCGGGGACGTGTATCCGTCTGTGGTCGGAAGCGGCCGACCGCGCTAAAGCTGCGCATTTGGAACCAGAGATTCGCCGGTTAGACCTCTGTTCGGCCGCGTTGCAATTGTACGCATGGGGTGAGGGGGAGTCGGAGGACTTTCCGTGGCTCGAAAAGCCCAGGGAGGATGCTTGGGCTGCGGCCAAAAAGCTATTGGAATGTCTTGGAGCGATATCTCATGGCAAAATCACGCCCATCGGAATCCAGATGTCCCAACTGCCGATCCATCCACGATTGGCGAGGATGGTGCTCGATGCGGCTGAGCGAGGTTGTTTGTCACGCAGCGCGTTGCTCGCTGCGATGCTCGCGGAACGCGATCCTTTCGATCGCCGCGAGCAGCGGGACCGGTCGCCTTCGATTCACACCAAACATACGTCCAAGTGGTTCAGCGACTGTATGGAGCGATTGCTGATTCTAGAAAGTGCTCTCCATCGGCAGCCATTTGAATCACCTTTTGGCGAGCTCAACTTTAGCGCACTGAGAACGATCGCCAGCGCAGCCGAACAGATCTCGACGCAAACAAGATCTCTCCTGGAAAGAGATCGAGCGCATGACTGCGATCAAAACACTGCACCCGAGGCGATTCTGCAGTCACTCTTGGCGGGCTTCCCCGATCGTTTGGCTCGCCGCAGGCAAGCGGGTAAAAGCAACGGATTGATGGTAGGGGGAAAGGGTGTATCACTGCATCCGCAGAGCGGGGTCTTAGAACCCGAGTTTTTCCTGTGCATTGAAATGGATGGTGGGAAGGGAAGCGACGCGATCGTTCGACAGGCGAGCGGCGTCGAGGTCGACTGGATTCTGGACAAACTGGTGACATCCGAAGAGTGCTTCTTTCACCCAAGCCAGAAACAGGTCGTTGCACGCAAGCAGACGCGTTGGTTGGATTTGGTCCTGCAAGAAACGCCGACTGCCATTTCTGATAACGCGAAAGCCAAAGCGATCTTGATGCAAGGGGTACGTCAGTATTGGGATCAGGCCTACCCGAAGGATGACGAGAGTCTTTGCGGATTCATTGAACGCGTACGATGTCTGCGGGAGTGGATGCCTGAGTTGGAATTACCTGAGATCGGGTTGCCTCTACTCGAGGAGGTAGCGGAAGAGCTTTGCGATGGTAGAAGATCGCTGTCGGAAATCCGGAATGCGCCTTGGCTGGACTGGCTGCGTGCCAAACTCACACCCGAGCAATTGCAGGCGATCGAGAGAGAGGCGCCAGCGCGAATCCAAGTTCCCAGTGGGAGCCAAATCAAGATCGAGTACGAACAGGGCAAGCCGCCGGTGTTGGCAGTGAAAATTCAGGAGGTCTTTTCCTGGCGAGCAACACCCCGCATCGCGAGAGGAAGAGTGCCGCTATTGC includes these proteins:
- the hrpB gene encoding ATP-dependent helicase HrpB, whose amino-acid sequence is MQPLPIDSYLHEILDAVRGHPIVVVEAPPGSGKTTRVAPSLLEMISQSGTSGRIYLLQPRRLAARSVAERIAQESASTIGERIGYQVRFDHQISRNTQLIVATEGILLRRLQSDPALEDVSIVLLDEFHERSLDADLLLGMLRRVQDTVREDLRIVIMSATLDIDLIRESLGEIPIIRIESRTFPVRNLYKPMNPRDRMVDHLVRVVSDSVQQYEGDILAFLPGAGEIHRAAEELNRTSVARDCDVLPLYGAMTLEEQSRVVQTGPRRKVVLATNIAETSLTIEGVRVVVDSGQARVMRFTPDVGLDRLCLESISQASATQRAGRAGRVAPGTCIRLWSEAADRAKAAHLEPEIRRLDLCSAALQLYAWGEGESEDFPWLEKPREDAWAAAKKLLECLGAISHGKITPIGIQMSQLPIHPRLARMVLDAAERGCLSRSALLAAMLAERDPFDRREQRDRSPSIHTKHTSKWFSDCMERLLILESALHRQPFESPFGELNFSALRTIASAAEQISTQTRSLLERDRAHDCDQNTAPEAILQSLLAGFPDRLARRRQAGKSNGLMVGGKGVSLHPQSGVLEPEFFLCIEMDGGKGSDAIVRQASGVEVDWILDKLVTSEECFFHPSQKQVVARKQTRWLDLVLQETPTAISDNAKAKAILMQGVRQYWDQAYPKDDESLCGFIERVRCLREWMPELELPEIGLPLLEEVAEELCDGRRSLSEIRNAPWLDWLRAKLTPEQLQAIEREAPARIQVPSGSQIKIEYEQGKPPVLAVKIQEVFSWRATPRIARGRVPLLLHLLSPAMRPQQITDDLASFWANGYPEVKKELKRRYPKHSWPDDPANAEPGRK